One segment of Sesamum indicum cultivar Zhongzhi No. 13 linkage group LG4, S_indicum_v1.0, whole genome shotgun sequence DNA contains the following:
- the LOC105160523 gene encoding dehydration-responsive element-binding protein 1D — translation MQMVASYYTETFPRMQDFWPATTTSSAESSCESGSPTTTATNFSDEEVILASNNPKKRAGRKKFRETRHPVYRGVRRRNSGKWVCEVREPNKKSRIWLGTFPTVEMAARAHDVAAMALRGRSACLNFADSAWRLPVPASANAKDIRKAAAEAAEAFRPQALESRGETREEGGGGREDDGWFIDEEAVFGMHGLLEEMAEGLMLPPPQYIDDVEAVADVSLWSYSI, via the coding sequence ATGCAGATGGTTGCGAGCTACTACACAGAGACTTTTCCTCGTATGCAAGATTTCTGGCCTGCGACGACGACATCGTCAGCTGAATCATcgtgtgaaagtgggagtccCACAACCACAGCCACAAACTTTTCGGACGAAGAAGTGATTTTAGCTTCTAACAATCCGAAGAAGCGGGCGGGACGGAAAAAGTTCCGGGAGACGAGGCACCCCGTGTACCGCGGTGTGCGGCGGCGGAATTCCGGGAAGTGGGTGTGCGAAGTGAGGGAGCCCaacaagaaatcaagaatctGGCTGGGGACTTTCCCCACTGTGGAGATGGCGGCGCGTGCGCACGACGTGGCGGCGATGGCATTGAGAGGGCGGTCGGCTTGCCTGAACTTCGCGGATTCAGCGTGGCGGCTGCCTGTTCCGGCGTCTGCGAATGCTAAGGACATCAGGAAGGCGGCGGCGGAAGCGGCAGAGGCTTTCAGGCCACAAGCATTGGAGTCAAGGGGTGAAACAAGGGAGGAAGGAGGCGGAGGCAGGGAAGATGATGGGTGGTTTATTGATGAGGAAGCGGTGTTCGGGATGCATGGGTTGCTGGAGGAAATGGCTGAGGGGTTGATGCTGCCTCCTCCTCAGTACATTGATGACGTGGAAGCTGTGGCTGACGTGTCATTATGGagttattcaatttaa
- the LOC105160524 gene encoding post-GPI attachment to proteins factor 3 has protein sequence MERRRFLLFLVALLCFAGLLEASPGDADPVYRACVEQCEKTGCVGDKCFQHCNFSSEGNPIDGPWYLQEPLYLQWKQWDCRSDCRYHCMISREEERQKLGHKPVKYHGKWPFKRSYGIQEPVSVALSALNLAVHFQGWVSFFILVNYKLPFRPNKKTYYEYTGLWNIYAIFAMNAWFWSAVFHSRDVDLTEKLDYSSAVALLGYSLILAIIRAFDVRLEAARVMVAAPLIAFVTTHILYLNFYQFDYGWNMKVCVTMGILQLVVWAVWAGVTRHPSRWKLWVVVIGGALAMLLEIYDFPPYWGLVDAHALWHATTIPLTYLWWSFVRDDTEFRTSVLIKKKK, from the exons ATGGAACGGAGGCggtttcttcttttcttggttgCCCTCCTTTGCTTTGCCGGATTACTCGAAGCGAGCCCCGGTGATGCTGATCCGGTGTATCg GGCTTGCGTGGAGCAATGTGAGAAGACTGGATGTGTGGGAGACAAATGCTTTCaacattgtaatttttcctctGAGGGAAACCCCATTGATGGCCCATGGTATCTGCAGGAGCCACTTTACTTACAGTGGAAACAATGGGACTGTCGTAGTGATTGCCGTTACCACTGTATGATCTctagagaagaagaaagacaGAAACTTGGTCACAAGCCAGTAAAGTACCATGGGAAGTGGCCATTCAAGCGTAGTTATGGGATCCAG GAACCAGTTTCCGTGGCTCTCTCTGCACTTAATCTTGCTGTACACTTTCAAGGGTGGGTGTCCTTTTTCATCCTTGTCAACTATAAACTGCCTTTTAGGCCGAACAAGAAGACATATTATGAGTACACAGGCCTGTGGAACATATATGCTATCTTTGCAATGAATGCCTGGTTTTGGAGCGCAGTTTTCCACAGTCG TGATGTTGATTTGACTGAGAAGCTGGATTACTCATCAGCTGTTGCATTACTTGGATATTCCCTCATTCTAGCTATAATAAGAGCTTTCGATGTGAGGCTTGAGGCTGCCAGGGTCATGGTTGCTGCTCCCTTGATTGCTTTCGTGACTACCCATATCTTGTATTTGAACTTCTATCAGTTTGACTATG GATGGAACATGAAAGTTTGTGTGACAATGGGTATACTGCAGCTTGTCGTTTGGGCAGTTTGGGCAGGTGTTACTCGTCACCCATCCCGTTGGAAGCTGTGGGTGGTGGTAATTGGAGGCGCACTTGCCATGCTCTTAGAGATATACGATTTCCCCCCGTACTGGGGCCTTGTTGATGCTCATGCTCTTTGGCACGCAACCACAATCCCTCTTACCTATCTGTGGTGGAGTTTTGTCCGGGATGATACCGAGTTCAGAACCTCAGTTCtcatcaagaagaaaaagtag